The following DNA comes from Candidatus Aminicenantes bacterium.
GGCTCGTCCAAATCTCCCTCTCCGAAGCCCGGGCGACGCCAGGAAAGTCCCCCTCCCGATCCAGCAGGTCGAGGATAATCTGGAAATGGAGATGCGGAGGCCAACCGCCGTTTTCGGGATCGGGGCCGATCGCAGCGAATGGCTCGCCCCTGCGGACGGGGCGGCCTTTCGCGAGCCCCGCCGTCGAAGCCCGGGCCAGATGGCCGTATAGAGTGTAGAACGCCGGCCCGCCCTCTTCGAGGCGGTGCTCTAAAATGACGGTCGGCCCGTAATCGTAAGGGCGCGCGTTGTCCGCGATGCTATGGACGACGCCGTCGAGCGGGGCGCAGACCGGCTCGCCCGCCTCGACGAACAGGTCGATGCCGAGGTGGACGGTCCGCCCCTCGGCCAGAGGATCGCCGGTCGGCCGGAAGGCGGGCCCGGCGTAGATGATCCGCGGCTCGTTATAACGGCCGAGGCCGAGCGCGGCGCCCCGCGTCTTCATCTCGCCGAACAGAATCTCCGTCAGACGCGCGGAGTCGACGGCTTCGGCCGGATCGGCGATGAGCAGCGTCCCGATCGACAGGTCGAAGACGGTCCGTTTCGAGGCCGGAGGGATTTCCCCCAGGACGGGGGCGAATCGTCCGGCCATCGACCGGAGGGCTTGGACGGCGGCAGCATGATTCGGACAGGGGGCGAAGCCTGCGGCCCGGCGGAGGACCGCCGCCGCGAAACGAGGATGGATGCTGTCCAATCGCTCCAAAAGAGCCCAAGCCGCGGCGTTGGAGATCTTAAGGTATTCGTTCCCGGGACGAAGCAAGGATTGGCGGGCGCAATTGGCCACGCTTAGGAGCAGCCGCAGGACGATGAGCGGATAGAGGAGGTCGATCTCTCCTTCGGGCATCGGAAGCTCAGCTTGGAAACCCGCCAGGACCTGGGCAGCCGCAGCCAGTGGGTCGGCCTTGCCCAGCATCGTATAGGCACAGGCCACGGCGGCGTCGGAAAGCGTGAAGGAGCGGACCATGTCCCCGAAATCGACCACGGCGGCGACGCGGCGCCCGAAGGACGCGTCGCCCGACGCAGCCGGGGCGACGATCACGTTGTAATCGTTGGCGTCGTTGTGGACGACGCTTCGGGAAAGCCGGCCCCAATGAGGTTCGGCATCGCGTTCGAGCCAAGCCAGGAATCGTTCCAGCAAGGCCCATCGGCTCGGCTCCCGGACAAGCCCGCCGTGTCGCCTGACGACCGCGATCCCGCCGTCCAGGTTCCAAACGAAAGGCCGCCCGGCCATGGGGTGTTCGAATCCGCTGAGTCCGCGGGCGATTCGTCCGACGGCCCGGCCGACGTCCCGTAGCAGCTCGGGGGAATGCGGCTTGACGGCGGCCAAAGGCTCGCCCTCGATGTAAGACACCAACCTGACGAAGTGGCGCTCGCCGCCGGCCGGCGAGAATTCCGAAATGAGGCTTCCCTCCAAGTTCGGCAAAACCTCCGGGACGAGCCCCGGGTCCGCGACCGCCAGCCGCCGCAAAGCGGCGTTCTGCATTTCCAGGACCGCGCGCTCTTCGTCGGGGTTGGCGATCTTGAGGACGAACCGGCCGGAGCCCGGCGCGGCATCGAGCCGCGTGAGCAGAAAATTCTGATCTCGCTCCCCAGGCAAGATCTCGGCCCGGGCGCGCAAGCCGAACAGCGATTCCGCCAGCCCGGCCGCGTCGGCGAGACCGAACCGGGGCGCGCGGTCGACGGAGGTCATGAGCGGGTCACCGGACGATGACCAAGCCGCGGATGCGGGCGAAGGTCTTGTTCTTGGTCCCCTTGATCTTCATCAGATTCTCAGCATAGACCGGGCTTACTTGCCCGTCTTGGGCTTGGCCTTGGGCCGGGTGTTTTCCCAGTTCTCGATGAACCGGCTCTGGGCCGGCTTTTCGGACATCTCCAGCACCGCCTGGAAGATGGCCTTCAGGTTGGCGTAGGGCAGGGTGCCGATGATCATCCGGCCGTTGATGATCATGGTCGGCGTCGAGCGGATGCCATGCGAGAACTTGTCCGAGGTCTTCTCGTACTCGGCCCCAGTCTGGATGATGCGTTCGACCATGGCCTTGGTCCCCTCGTCCGTCAGGGCGGCTTCCAGCCCATAGCGCTTGACGAGCTCGGCCCGCCACTCGGGCTTCTTGGCTTCCTGGAAGTTGGCGAAGATCTCCTCGTGGATCGACGGGAACCGGCCCGGATCGTAAGCCGCGATCAGGGCCAGATCACAGGCGCCCGGATGGATGTCTTTCTCGACGACATGGTTGCACTTGCCCTCGAGCGGGAAAAACTGATAAGCGATGTTCAGCTTGCCGGCGAAGTCCTTCTTCAGCTGGGACAGCTGCTGATGGAGGAACAGGCAGTCGGGGCAAGTGTAGTCGGAGAATTCGATGACCCGGATGGGGGCGTCCTCCCAGCGCTCGGTCGCCTGGGCGATCCGATAGGGGGAGATGAAGCTCGGCTCGGGGACGACGGCCAGGCTGAAGAACTCCTTGGCCATCTTGGCCGCCGTACCGCCTAGCTGGGCCTGCTGTTTGGCCCCATGGAATTCATGGAACCCGTAGCCGCCCGCCCCGACGACGACCGCGGACGCGATCAGGATGGCGAGGGAGGGCTTGAGGTAGGAGCCGAAAAAGCGGCCGATCCCCTTCCCGGCGCCGCGCAGCCCAAGCTTCCAGAACAGGAAGAAGCTGAAGAGCGAGAACAGATAGAACCCGCTGCACAGCAGGCAAAGGCTCTTGAGGACGAAAAGAGAGTAGCCCAGCAGGGCCAGAACGCCCAAGGCGTTAAGCAGGGAGAGGGACTTGTTGGTCCGCTCGAACCGGGGCGAGGGGAAGACCGCCCCCAGAACGACCAGCGATCCGACGACGAGGCCGAACCAGCCCATCGGAACGCCCCAGATCTGGGCGATCGGCGAGAAAGCCGAGCCGTCGCAGTTGAAGAAGGCGCTGATGTCGCAGAAGGCGCCTTTATAGATCGAATCGGGAAAATTGGCCAGGAAGAAATGGCGGATGGTCATGGCCGACGCGGCGATCATGCCGGCCCCGGCCAGGAAGCTCCATAAGCGCCGCCAAGGGTGCTGTCCGACGGTGAGGGCTTGCTCCATGGGGGTCTCCTGATGCGGCCCATTTTATCAAAAGAGCGGGTTTTTAAGTATACTTGCCTCTCATTCGTTTCAAGGAGTGCGGCATGAGAATCGTCATCCGGACCTGGGGGGCCATCATTCTTCTGCTGGCGACAGCCATCGTGTCCGCGCCTCGATCCGCCGGGCAGGCGCCGGAGCCCATCTCCGCCGCCGTCCTCGTCTCGGCCAATGCAGAGTGGGCCGTCGTCCGGACGCTGTTCCCGAACGAGGCTTACCAGAAATCCCCCTTCGGCGAATTTTTTCTCCGGGACTTTCGGCTCCCGGACGGATCTTCCCGACGCGTCCTCGTTTTTCACGGCGGCTGGGGCAAAGTAGCGGCTGCCGCCTCAACCCAGTATGCCATCGACCGTTTCGCCCCCGGCTTGCTCATCAACTTCGGAACCTGCGGCGGGTTCGAAGGAGCCATCGAGCGGAACTCGATCATCCTGGCCGACCGAACCGTCATCTACGACATCATCGAGCGGATGGGCGATTTTGAGGGTGCGATCCGAGACTATACGACCGACATCGACCTGACCTGGCTGACCGGGAAGCCGCCGCTCGACGTCGTCCGCGGGACGCTCGTTTCCGCGGATCAGGATCTGGACCCGGCGGCCATAGCCGGCCTGCGGAAAAAGTACGGCGCCGCGGCGGGCGACTGGGAATCGGGGGCCATCGCTTATACCGCGGTCCGTAACAGCAAGCGCGTCCTCATCCTGCGCGGTGTGACCGACCTGGTCAACACGCACGGCGGCGAGGCCTACGGCAAGATCGAAGTCTTCCAGGCCGCCTCCAAATCGATCATGAAGCGGCTCTTCGATTCGCTCCCGGCCTGGCTGGCAGCGGCCGGCAGTTGATCAGCCTGATATGCGGGCCTTAAGCCAGGCCGCCGCAGCCTTGAGCGTCTCCGCCCCCGGCCCCTCGTGGCCTTTACCCGCTTCGAGGCGGAACTCGACAACGGCCCCGGCCTTTTTAAGCTTCCCCACCAGCTCGATTGTCAGCTCGATCGGGCAGTTGCGATCCTCGGAGCCGTGATAGACGAAGATTTCCTTCCCGGCGAAGCAAGCTAGATTTGCCTCGTCCAGAAAGTCCACGTCCGCCCCCCACAGCCGCGGATGGCCGGCCCAGACCATCAGCCCCCGCCAGGGCTTGGGATTCTCGAAGAACGTCCGGTAGACGCCGTAACCGCCCATGGAGAATCCGCCCAGAAAGATTTTCTTTTCGTCCACGGAGAAATTGCCGAGCACATCGGCCAGAGCCTCGCGGATATCATCCTGGGCCCGATCACGGACATAGTTATTGGACGTGCCGCGGCCGTTCGGCGCCAGCACGATAGCCTCCGGCGCCGCAACATTGAGCCCTATGGGCAGACTGCGGTCGTCCTGGCCGCTGCCGTGAAGCCAGACGATTAGCGGGCACCTCTTATTGGGCGAATATTCGGCCGGCAGCTGGAGCGTATAGGGCTGAAGCGTACCGTCGACGGCCGAACGATAGGCCCGGCGGCGGCGGCCCGGGCTGACATCGCGGGCAACCGCGTCCACGCCCCCGCTTGCGTCCTCGATCGCGCCGGCCAGGACGGCGGCCTGAGACGGGAGGTCCTCGGGCGCGTCATAGGGCTTGAGCGCGGCCAGCCTACGCCTCGTTTCCTGCAGATGAAATCGCAGGCAGGCCAAGCTGGACGGCTTGAGCCGGTCCACGTTCGCCTCGAGCGCCTTGACCATACCGTCGCCGTCAAACGGGGGCAGGATGCTCAGGGAGAGAGAGGGCAGGCCTTTTTCGAGCTTGAGGGTGTACAGCCCCGCCTCCCAATGTCCCTTGTCGATCGTCTGCGTGACGACCTGCAGGCCGGGCCGGAGATTGAACGCCAGCCGCTTCTTGGAATTCCCCGCCGAGCCGGCCCCGGGAGTGGCCATCATGACGAAGCCGGTCGCGGTTGAGACGGCCGTGGATTCCGCCGCCGTGGCCGGCGTCGCCGCCGTGACGGCCAGGCGCGGAGCGAACAGTCCGCCCCGGTTCGATGCAGCGGTGCGCGGTTCGATCTCCACGATCGAGACGTAATTCTCGCGCTTGGGCGAAAGAACCGCCGCCCGGATCACGACCGGCTCTCCGGCCCGGATATTGTTGCGTTCAAGCACCGCGTAGGCTTGCGTCTCGCCCGCCGGGGTCGGCGGCTCGAAAGCCAAGCGGACGGAGAGTCGGGGCCTTTGCTCCATCTGAATGGAACCATCGGGAAGGACGAAATGGTATTTCCGTCCGGTCTCGCCGACGGCTTGGACATAGCAAAGATTGAAGCCGATCGCCTCGCTCAGCCAAGGGTGGTAGGGATAAACGTCGGCCCACGGGATGAGTATTTCGAGACCGGCCTTGCCTCCCTCGCTCCCCTCGCGGAACTGGGCTCGGCGGAGCGGCTGCATCACTACGTCGACGTTCCGGTACCAGATGAACTGCCGCTGCCAGCGTCTAGCCGGATCGGCGGTGGGTGTAAAGCCCAGGACGTAGAATTCTTCCGACGCCGCGCCGTCGGGCCGGGGCAAGGCCAATACGAGATGGCAGCCATCGCCGTTCTGATAGCCGCGGTCGCGAGCCGCGAACGCGGATTGGTCGGCTTCGATGAAGACATAGAAAAACTCGGTCCCGTAAGCCAATCGGTAAGTGACGTTCAAGCCGGGACCGGCCTCCCGGCCAGGCTCGTCGGAGGCGAAGCGGCGCACCGGCAGTCCCAGCAGGGCCTCATCGAGCCGGCCGTCGATGAAGGGGGGCTTGGCCAAAAAAGTCACGGCCGGACCGAGGTTGGCGTCGGCCGATGCCGGCCGTTGATTCGCCTGCACCGCCGTCGCGATTAAAGCAGCGGCCGCTATTAAAAGCCCGATCGCCGGGCGAATCAGAAGGCCGTCTTTTCGATTCACAATGGTTCGCACGCTTCGATTTCCTCGGATTTGGCGCTGCCTACAGATTATACGAAATCGGGACCGCTTTTATTGATGATTGGATCTGATAAACGGTTGCTCCGGTGCTCTATACCAATTCGTTTAATAGTTTGACAATCAATTGTTTGTATAATACAATTATCATATATTTCAAACATAGAAATTCGCATGGAAGAACAAAAAATCATTAAATTACGGGAAAAGCTGCGTATTCTCGAGCGTGAATCCGGCGGCGTATTCGACGGGCAAGCCGATTGCTGCGGCGTCACAATGGGCCAATGCCATACCCTTCTCGAGATCGGAAGCCGCGGCGAGATCAGCCTGGTCGACCTGGCCGACGCGTTGGGCTTGGACGCCAGCACCATGAGCCGCACCATCCAAGGATTGGTTCTAATCGGGCTGGTGGACCGCCGGTCCAGCGACAAGGACCGCCGCTTCGTTGTTATCCGGCTGACCGATCAAGGCCGCAAGATCTTCGCCGAGATCGAGACGCGCTACAACGCTTATTTCAGCCGCGTCAGCGAGCTTTTGCCCGAAGACAGGCGTGAGTCGATCCTGGAGAGCGTGGGCGAGTTCGCCGATGCCATCAAACGCCTGAACACCGCCACCGGATGCTGCCGGAAAGGACAGAGACCATGACCAAGATATTCGATCGCTTTCTCAAGGATCCCGGCGAGGTCTCCTGCGGCTGCGACGACGGTGGCTGCTGCGGGTCCGGGCCCGCCAAGTCCGACCATGACGCGGCCGCGGGCCCCCTCTCCCCTCTCACGCCCGCCGATCACCGATGGATCATCGGATCCGTCGAAACACCCGCGGGGGTCATCCCCGTCGTCGCGACGGAGCTCAGCCGCGCCGATCGCCGCGGGAGGATTCTGGCCCGGCTATCCGTCAATCGAATGAGCTACTCCGTGCGGCCGGGGCTGTATGCCGTCGGCAAGCCCGATCCCTGGTCCTCCGTCTTCGTCACCGGGAACTATAAAATGAGCTTCGACCATCTGCGGCGAGCGCTCGACGGCCGAGACGGCTGGATTCTCGTTCTCGACACCCGCGGCATCAATGTCTGGTGCGCCGCGGGCAAAGGCACCTTCGGGACGGAAGAAATCATCAGCCGGGTGGAGGCGGCGGGCTTGGCCCGCGTAGTCTCTCATCGCACCCTGATCCTGCCCCAACTGGGAGCCCCCGGTGTTGCCGCCCATGAAGTCGCCAAACGGACGAAGTTCAGGGTTGTTTACGGCCCCATCCGGGCCGAGGATCTAGGCGCGTTTCTCGAGGCCGGCTCGAAGGCGACTCCGGAGATGCGGCGGTACCGCTTCCGATTCAGGGACCGCATCGTCCTGACGCCCGTCGAGATCGTCATGGTCTTCACCAATAAGTATTTTCTGGCCGTCCTGGCGCTTTGGGGGTTGGGCATAGCCGGGGTGAAGTTTCTCGCTTTCAATCTGCCCCTGGTTCTGGGGGCCGTCTTCATCGGGACCGTCCTGGTCCCGGCTCTACTGCCCTGGATCCCGGTGCGGCGGTTCTCCCTCAAGGGATGGCTGTTGGGCTTTCTCTGGACGGCCGGTTTCCTAGCCCTCCAGGGAGCGCCTGTCACAGCCGCCGGCTGGTCCTTGGCCGCCGCGTATCTTTTGATACTCCCCGCGCTCTCGGCTTTCATCGCCATGAACTTCACCGGATCGAGTCCCATCACCTCGCTGTCCGGGGTGGTCAAGGAAATGAAGACCGCCGTGCCGCTGATGATCTTGTCTTCGGGGTTGGGATTGGCGGCCTTTATCGTTTCAGCCGTGATTTAACCGCAAGGAGCCTGCCATGTCGCTTCGCTATCTGGAAAACGTCGTCACCCTCGAATACGACCGGAATAAATGTACCGGCTGCGGCAAATGCGTGGAAGTCTGCCCCCACGGGGTCTTCGTCATGGAAGGCGAGCGCAAGGCCCGGCTGACCGATCGCGACCTGTGCATCGAGTGCGGCGCCTGCATGCGCAACTGCCCCTTCGACGCCATCAAGGTCCGGGCAGGGGTGGGCTGCGCCTACGCCTTGATGATCAGCGCTCTGCGCGGCAAGCCCGCCCCCGTCTGCGAGTGACCGTCGAATCTCTCGAGCCGCCGTCGAGCCAAGCGCCGAAAATCGCGGATAAATAGCCGCCGGGACAGCCGATGACCCGGTCCGCCTCACCGTGATATGATGCGGGGCCGGAGGCGATTCCACATGAGCTATCTGTCCCACCTCGAGTGCCCCGAGTGCGGCCGCACCTACCCGGCCGACGATCTCAACACCATCTGCGCCCCCTGCGGCTCCCCGCTGCTGGCCCGCTACGATCTGGACCGGGCCTGCGCGGAACTGGACCGGGACGCATTCCGCTCCCGCCCGGGCGATATGTGGCGCTGGCGCGAGCTGATGCCCGTGCGCGATAGAGCCCGCATCATTTCGACGGGCGAAGGCGGAACGCCGACGCTCGAAGCCCCCCGGCTCGGATCTCGGCTCGGCGCCCGCGCGCTCTTTATCAAGGACGAGGGCCGCAACCCGACCGGCACGTTCAAGGCGCGCGGCCTCGCGGCGGCGGTCTCCCGGGCCGTGGAGTTGGGTGTGAAGGGCTTCGTCATCCCGACGGCGGGGAACGCGGGCGGCGCGCTGGCCGCCTATGCGGCGCGCACGGGATTGCCCGCGCACGTCTTCATGCCGACCGATGCACCGCCGGCCAACCAGCATGAGGTCGAGGCGGCCGGGGCCCATCTCCATCTGGTCCAGGGGCTCATCAGCGACGCCGGGCGGGAGTGCGCCAAGATGGCGCTCGAATCCGGGCTGTTCGACGTCTCCACGCTGAAGGAGCCCTATCGCCTGGAAGGCAAGAAGACGATGGGGTACGAGATCGCCCTCGACTTCGGCTGGACGCTGCCCGACGTGATCCTGTACCCCACGGGCGGCGGGACGGGCCTCATCGGCATCTGGAAGGCCATCGACGAGATGCAGCGCCTCGGCTGGATCGGGCCGCAGCGGCCGCGCATGGTCTGCGTCCAGGCGGCGGGCTGCGCCCCCATGGCCAAGGCCTTCGCCGAGGGCCGCGAGCGCTGCGAGTTCTTCACGGGCGCCCAAACGCAGGCCGCGGGGTTGCGCGTACCCAAGCCGCTGGGCGACTGGCTCATCCTACGCACGCTTCGCGAATCGAATGGGACGGCGGTCTCCGTGCCGGACGAAGAAATGTTTGAAATGCGGGCGCTGGCGGCGGCCGGCGAGGGCCTACAGGTCTGCCTGGAAGGCTCGGCCACTCTGGCCGCCCTGCGGCGATTGCTTGCCTCGGGCTGGATCCGCCCGGACGAGCGCGTCCTGTGCCTGAATACCGGCACCAGCTTGAAGGACGCGGTCTAGGAGGATGGCGTGGCCCCTCGGGCCCTGCCCGAGCGGCTTTCTTGACACCACTCACCACGTGGAGTAACTTCGTTTTATGGTCAAGGGGGCTGGCTCCGAGCCGGAATCAGGCAGCCTCATCCCCCGACCGCCTCCGAGGCGATTCCCCGGGAGTGATCCGGCGGCCGCGCCAGGGCGAGCCGGACGGCCAAGAAAGACAATTTTCTAAAAAGGAGAATCGCTATGAAGAAAACAAATATCGGGAGGGCCTTGATACCGACGCTCTTGGCGACCGCCTACACCGTCCCCAGCCTGGCCTACTCGGGCAACCAGGCCGACATGGCGCCGCAGCCCGGGCGGGACCAGATCAAACCCGCGATCGCCTCCCAGGCGATCCGGCAGGAAGTGATCCAGTTGCTGCTCAAGGAACATTCGGACTTCGTCACGCTCAATATCGCGGGACAGCCCGGCATCCGCTTCCGCGTTTATTACAGCTTGACGGGCAAGGACAAGAGCTACCGCATAGCGCCGGAAAGCGAAAAGGTTATCGGCACCGACGGAACGGGCTCGGTCGGCCTTAAGCTCGGCCAGTTGAGCCAAGGCGAGATCTATCTGAAGGTCAAGACCTCCGACAAGGCCGATTTTTCCGAGACGCTGACGATGGCCGAGCCTTTCGTCCTGGAGCTGGCTCCGCTCGCCGAGGACCGCATGACGAGCAAAGGATTGGGGCTGTCCGAAGAGGATAAAAAGAAGGACGAGAAGGGCGTCGTGGAAAAAGTGAAAGACAAATACGAAGCCACAATCAAGGAAATAAAGGAGAAAGTTCAGAATAAGTTCGAGACAAGGACCCGAGTCAGCGCGGTCGCCGGCGTACGCGGTTGACCCCAGCGAGAAAAAAGGGCGCCGGCCCGGGGCGATCGGGACCGGGCGGTGGCGCCCGCAGCATCCCTATTGTCGGGGCGCGCCCCGGAAACCGTGACGGCGGCTCGCCGCAGCGGGCCGAACGGACGAACCCGGGGCCTCCGCGGCGGGGCGCCGAAGCCGACGTCACCCTCGTCAATTTGAATCTTCTCTATATCAAGCTCGACGACCGGATCGACTACGAAGCCCACCCTCCGCTGGGGCTCCTCTACCTGACCTCGGTGCTCGAGCAAAAAGGGTATTCCGTCGATCTCGTCGATTACCAGGTCCTTCCCCGGGTCAGGCCGGACATGGATCCTTTCAATCTCGAAACGGCGCTCGGCTATATCGGCGCAACCGCCGCTGTGGTGGGCTTTTCCTGCATGGCCAATCTTCTTCCTTTCACTCTGCTCGTGGCCGAGCGCTTCAAGCGGCTCCATCCCGAAAAGACGATCCTTCTCGGCGGGGTGGGGCCCTTCGGGGTGGAGTCCGCGATCCTGGCACGCTTTCCCTGGATCGACGCGGTCGTCCGCGGCGAAGCCGAATTGAGCCTCCCCCTGATATTGGATGCCCTTCCGGACCGCGAACGCCTGGCCCAAGTGCCGGGCGTTTTCCTGCGCCGGCCGGACGGGTCCGTCTTTCAGACCGCGAGCCCGGAGCGGATCCCTGATCTCGATCGGCTGCCGCTGCCGGCCTATCACCGCCTCGATATGGCCGCCTACGACGCCTTCGGCATCGTCTCCTCACGGGGCTGCCCCTACGGCTGCCGCTTTTGCAGCGTCGCGCCCATCTGGGATCGAAGAACCACGCGCCGGAGCCACGCCAACATCATCGAGGAAATGCGGCTGCTCCACGAAGGCTATGGAGTCAAGACCGTCCTGTTCCAAGACGAGTTTTTCTTCTCCAGCGAGGCGAAAATTCTCGATTTCTGCGACCGCCTGCAAGCCTCGGGACTGCCCATGCGCTGGAAGTGCTACGGCCGGGTCAACCTGGTGACCGAGCCGGCGATGAGGCGGATGGCCGAGGCGGGCTGCATTCAGCTTCGGTTTGGGATCGAATCGGGCTCCGACCGCGTGCTGAAAAGAATCGTCAAGGGATTCGAGTTCCGGGACGCCCTGCGGGCCGTGACCCAGGCGCTCGGCATTTTCGAGTCCGTGGAGACTTTTTTCATCTGGGGCTTCCCCTTCGAGGAGATGGAGGATTTCTACGCCACAACCCTGCAGATGGCCCGCTTCCGGCAAATGGGCGTCACCGTCCTTCCTTCGCTTCTATCTATGCTTCCTCAGACGGACATCTATCGGGAATACCGCGAGGGGCGCTACGGAGGAAGTCTCGATTTGATCCCGGCGCTGATCCCGATCTACGTGGTCACGGGACACGAGGTCGTCGGCGCGCTGAACCGAGTTCCGAACCGATACCGGCCTTATTATGACTTCATCGGCGCCCACCCGGACATCTTCCCCGGATTCTTCCTCTACGACCACGAAACAAACGTCCGTCCGAAACACGCCGTTCTCCAGCAAATGGGATTCGCTTGAGCCAGCGGAGCCGGGGGGCGGCCATACTCGGCGGAAGCGGGTTCATCGGCCACGCCGTGACGGAGGAGCTCGTCCGGTGCGGCTATCGCGTCAGCGTGGTCAACCGGGGACTCACACCCGCCGCCTTCGCCGGTCCGGTGGAGCGAGTCAAGGCGGATCGAACCGACCCGCTCAGCTTCGCCCAGGCTCTGGCGGCCATCGATGCCGATTGCGTCGTCGACGTGACAGCCTTCCGGGAGGAAGAAACGCGGGCCGCGATCGAGGCCTTTCGCGGGCGCATCGAACGCTTCGTCCACATTGGCTCCCTCAGCGTCTATCAGTGGCCGTTCCCCTGCCCCGTGGCCGAGGATTGGCCTCTCGAAACGGACCCGTTCGTCTCGTACGGATTCCATAAGGCGGGCTGCGAGCGAGCCCTCCAGGCCGAGCCGGTGGCCGGCCTCCCCTGGTCGATTCTGCGGCTGCCCGCCGTCTGCGGACCGCGCGATCCCACCTCCAGGGAAGCGGACCTGCGCCGGCAAATCTGCGGAGGCCAGCCCGTTTACGTGCCGCCGCGGCCCTACTTTTGCCAGAACCTCTTCGTCCAAGACGCGGCCCGGGCGGTCCGCATGATGATCGAAACGCCCGCGGCGGCCGGGCGCGCCTACAATGTCGGCGGCCCGCCCTTCACCCTCGAAGAGTATGCCGGACTCCTGGCGGATCTCCTGGGAAAGCCGCCTCGGCTGGTAAGAGCTTCCGGCCGGGCTCTCGCCGAGGGCGGGATCGATCCGCACAAGATCCCGTACTATTTCGAGGGCGATTTATGCCTCGACACGCGGAGGATCCGCGACGAGCTTGCCTTCACGCCGGCCTTCGACCGGGAACAGGCCTTAAGCCTGACCCTGGATTGGCTGGCCCGCGCGGAGGGAGCGGATGCGGCCGAGTGACCCCATGAAGAAAGAGCGCCGGCCCGAACCTGTCGACGTCGATCTGGTGCTCGTCTTCCCGCCTTTCGAAAGGCTCCTCGTCTCGATGGAGAACATCGGCATCGGTTCCATTGCCGCCTCGGCTCGCGCGGCGGGCTTCAGGTGCGCCATCATCAATGCCGGGCTTTACGGGCTTTCGACCGGCCAGGTGATCGAGATCCTGCGCCGTTCCCGGTTCCGGGTCCTCGGACTCTCGACGATCCACTGGACGATGCCCGCGGCGATCGAGATCGCCCGGGCCGTCAGATCGTCCCATCCCCATTGCCACATCATCCTGGGCGGCCTCGAGGCGGCCCTCGATGCGGACCGGCTTCTCCGGACCCAGCCCTGCGTGGACTCGATTGGCCTCGGCGAGGGAGAAAGGACGGTCGCGACCTTGTTGCGGGCCTTGTCCGAATCCGCTGACTGGCGCGGGATCCCCGGTCTGGCCTATCGCGATGGCGCCGTGGTGCGCCGATCTCGCCCCGCAGGCCTCATCGCCCCCCTCGACGATCTCCCTCTCCCGGCTCGCGACGACATCGCCGCGGTGCTCGCCGCCGGGGGGCCCGTCAGCATCGGCACGAGTCGGGGCTGCC
Coding sequences within:
- a CDS encoding aminotransferase class III-fold pyridoxal phosphate-dependent enzyme, whose amino-acid sequence is MTSVDRAPRFGLADAAGLAESLFGLRARAEILPGERDQNFLLTRLDAAPGSGRFVLKIANPDEERAVLEMQNAALRRLAVADPGLVPEVLPNLEGSLISEFSPAGGERHFVRLVSYIEGEPLAAVKPHSPELLRDVGRAVGRIARGLSGFEHPMAGRPFVWNLDGGIAVVRRHGGLVREPSRWALLERFLAWLERDAEPHWGRLSRSVVHNDANDYNVIVAPAASGDASFGRRVAAVVDFGDMVRSFTLSDAAVACAYTMLGKADPLAAAAQVLAGFQAELPMPEGEIDLLYPLIVLRLLLSVANCARQSLLRPGNEYLKISNAAAWALLERLDSIHPRFAAAVLRRAAGFAPCPNHAAAVQALRSMAGRFAPVLGEIPPASKRTVFDLSIGTLLIADPAEAVDSARLTEILFGEMKTRGAALGLGRYNEPRIIYAGPAFRPTGDPLAEGRTVHLGIDLFVEAGEPVCAPLDGVVHSIADNARPYDYGPTVILEHRLEEGGPAFYTLYGHLARASTAGLAKGRPVRRGEPFAAIGPDPENGGWPPHLHFQIILDLLDREGDFPGVARASEREIWTSLCPDPNLILGLPADELADPALLPAEIIKSRREHLGPSLSLSYCHPIKIVRGFLQHLYDDTGRIYLDAVNNVPHVGHCHPRVVEAVRRQAAVLATNTRYLHDHLARYIDRLTAKLPPSLAVVYLVNSGSEANDLALRLARRFTGRESMVVVDGAYHGHLTSLIAISPYKFNGKGGRGCPPGTYVVPMPDLYQGPFRAGDPEAGSKYARAVSDALVHAAGEGRPAAGFIAESILSCGGQIVLPEGFLAESYRVVRAAGGVCIADEVQVGFGRAGSAFWAFETQAVVPDIVTMGKPIGNGFPLAAVVTTRAIADAFADGMEYFNTYGGNPVACAAGLAVLDVIEGEGLQRNALDTGAYLLSGLRRLAEAAPIIGDVRGLGLFLGFELVLDPSTRARAPLQAAYLAERMREEGVLVSTDGPFRNVIKIKPPLVFDRADADLFLAVLARILSEDPLRI
- a CDS encoding thioredoxin domain-containing protein → MEQALTVGQHPWRRLWSFLAGAGMIAASAMTIRHFFLANFPDSIYKGAFCDISAFFNCDGSAFSPIAQIWGVPMGWFGLVVGSLVVLGAVFPSPRFERTNKSLSLLNALGVLALLGYSLFVLKSLCLLCSGFYLFSLFSFFLFWKLGLRGAGKGIGRFFGSYLKPSLAILIASAVVVGAGGYGFHEFHGAKQQAQLGGTAAKMAKEFFSLAVVPEPSFISPYRIAQATERWEDAPIRVIEFSDYTCPDCLFLHQQLSQLKKDFAGKLNIAYQFFPLEGKCNHVVEKDIHPGACDLALIAAYDPGRFPSIHEEIFANFQEAKKPEWRAELVKRYGLEAALTDEGTKAMVERIIQTGAEYEKTSDKFSHGIRSTPTMIINGRMIIGTLPYANLKAIFQAVLEMSEKPAQSRFIENWENTRPKAKPKTGK
- a CDS encoding 5'-methylthioadenosine/S-adenosylhomocysteine nucleosidase, with product MRIVIRTWGAIILLLATAIVSAPRSAGQAPEPISAAVLVSANAEWAVVRTLFPNEAYQKSPFGEFFLRDFRLPDGSSRRVLVFHGGWGKVAAAASTQYAIDRFAPGLLINFGTCGGFEGAIERNSIILADRTVIYDIIERMGDFEGAIRDYTTDIDLTWLTGKPPLDVVRGTLVSADQDLDPAAIAGLRKKYGAAAGDWESGAIAYTAVRNSKRVLILRGVTDLVNTHGGEAYGKIEVFQAASKSIMKRLFDSLPAWLAAAGS
- a CDS encoding prolyl oligopeptidase family serine peptidase, with translation MRTIVNRKDGLLIRPAIGLLIAAAALIATAVQANQRPASADANLGPAVTFLAKPPFIDGRLDEALLGLPVRRFASDEPGREAGPGLNVTYRLAYGTEFFYVFIEADQSAFAARDRGYQNGDGCHLVLALPRPDGAASEEFYVLGFTPTADPARRWQRQFIWYRNVDVVMQPLRRAQFREGSEGGKAGLEILIPWADVYPYHPWLSEAIGFNLCYVQAVGETGRKYHFVLPDGSIQMEQRPRLSVRLAFEPPTPAGETQAYAVLERNNIRAGEPVVIRAAVLSPKRENYVSIVEIEPRTAASNRGGLFAPRLAVTAATPATAAESTAVSTATGFVMMATPGAGSAGNSKKRLAFNLRPGLQVVTQTIDKGHWEAGLYTLKLEKGLPSLSLSILPPFDGDGMVKALEANVDRLKPSSLACLRFHLQETRRRLAALKPYDAPEDLPSQAAVLAGAIEDASGGVDAVARDVSPGRRRRAYRSAVDGTLQPYTLQLPAEYSPNKRCPLIVWLHGSGQDDRSLPIGLNVAAPEAIVLAPNGRGTSNNYVRDRAQDDIREALADVLGNFSVDEKKIFLGGFSMGGYGVYRTFFENPKPWRGLMVWAGHPRLWGADVDFLDEANLACFAGKEIFVYHGSEDRNCPIELTIELVGKLKKAGAVVEFRLEAGKGHEGPGAETLKAAAAWLKARISG